A window of Amycolatopsis australiensis contains these coding sequences:
- a CDS encoding NADP-dependent isocitrate dehydrogenase yields the protein MAKIKVQGTVVELDGDEMTRIIWQFIKDKLIHPYLDVNLDYYDLGIEERDRTDDQVTIDAANAIKEHGVGVKCATITPDEARVEEFGLKKMWLSPNGTIRNILGGVIFREPIVIQNIPRLVPGWTKPIIIGRHAHGDQYRATNFKVPGPGTLTISFTPEDGSEPMEFQVAKFPEGGGVAMGMYNYRKSIEDFARASLQYGLDRGLPVYMSTKNTILKAYDGMFKDVFQEIFDAEFKSDFDAKGLTYEHRLIDDMVAASLKWEGGYVWACKNYDGDVQSDTVAQGFGSLGLMTSVLRTPDGRTVEAEAAHGTVTRHYRQHQQGKPTSTNPIASIYAWTRGLEHRGKLDGNSELIGFANKLEQVVVETVESGKMTKDLALLIGKDQPWQTTEEFLATLDENLAKKIAQG from the coding sequence ATGGCCAAGATCAAGGTCCAGGGCACCGTCGTCGAACTCGACGGCGATGAGATGACCCGCATCATCTGGCAGTTCATCAAGGACAAGCTGATCCACCCGTACCTGGACGTGAACCTGGACTACTACGACCTGGGCATCGAGGAGCGGGACCGCACCGACGACCAGGTCACGATCGACGCCGCGAACGCCATCAAGGAGCACGGCGTCGGCGTCAAGTGCGCCACCATCACCCCGGACGAGGCGCGGGTCGAGGAATTCGGCCTCAAGAAGATGTGGCTGTCGCCCAACGGCACCATCCGCAACATCCTCGGCGGCGTGATCTTCCGCGAGCCCATCGTCATCCAGAACATCCCGCGGCTGGTCCCCGGCTGGACGAAGCCGATCATCATCGGCCGGCACGCCCACGGTGACCAGTACCGGGCCACCAACTTCAAGGTGCCCGGCCCCGGCACGCTGACCATCAGCTTCACCCCGGAGGACGGGTCGGAGCCGATGGAGTTCCAGGTCGCGAAGTTCCCCGAGGGCGGCGGCGTCGCGATGGGGATGTACAACTACCGCAAGTCGATCGAGGACTTCGCGCGCGCGTCGCTGCAGTACGGCCTCGACCGCGGCCTGCCGGTCTACATGTCGACCAAGAACACGATCCTCAAGGCCTACGACGGCATGTTCAAGGACGTGTTCCAGGAGATCTTCGACGCCGAGTTCAAGTCGGACTTCGACGCCAAGGGCCTCACCTACGAGCACCGGCTGATCGACGACATGGTCGCCGCGTCGCTGAAGTGGGAGGGCGGCTACGTCTGGGCGTGCAAGAACTACGACGGTGACGTCCAGTCCGACACGGTCGCCCAGGGCTTCGGCTCGCTCGGCCTGATGACGTCGGTGCTGCGCACGCCGGACGGCCGGACCGTCGAGGCCGAGGCCGCGCACGGCACGGTCACCCGGCACTACCGCCAGCACCAGCAGGGCAAGCCGACCTCGACGAACCCGATCGCGTCGATCTACGCGTGGACCCGGGGCCTCGAGCACCGCGGCAAGCTGGACGGCAACTCGGAGCTGATCGGCTTCGCGAACAAGCTGGAGCAGGTCGTTGTCGAGACCGTCGAGAGCGGCAAGATGACGAAGGACCTCGCGCTGCTCATCGGCAAGGACCAGCCGTGGCAGACGACCGAGGAGTTCCTCGCGACGCTGGACGAGAACCTGGCGAAGAAGATCGCGCAGGGCTGA
- a CDS encoding DUF2203 domain-containing protein, with translation MGLFTVAEARAELARLRPVLDELVRVRADAAELAASLRPGGRGTELGGLPEWKAAQARLDDLMTTVQRTGAELKGFAPLLIDFPAELDGTDVLLCWLEGDRELGWYHRADLGFAGRRPLKTTGPPG, from the coding sequence ATGGGACTGTTCACCGTCGCGGAAGCCCGTGCCGAGCTGGCGCGGCTACGGCCGGTCCTGGACGAGCTGGTGCGCGTGCGAGCGGACGCGGCCGAGCTCGCGGCGTCGCTGCGCCCGGGTGGCCGGGGCACCGAGCTGGGCGGGCTGCCCGAGTGGAAAGCCGCGCAGGCCCGGCTCGACGACCTGATGACGACGGTGCAGCGCACCGGCGCCGAGCTCAAGGGGTTCGCGCCGCTGCTGATCGACTTCCCGGCCGAGCTCGACGGCACCGACGTGCTGCTGTGCTGGCTCGAAGGCGACCGCGAGCTGGGCTGGTACCACCGCGCCGACCTCGGGTTCGCCGGCCGGCGGCCACTGAAAACCACTGGCCCGCCCGGCTAG
- a CDS encoding class I SAM-dependent methyltransferase has translation MSNESRAAFFDGTAEHYDDDNFHALVADALVEPLPDGPELVLDVATGTGFAAYAALRLKPARVLAVDLSPAMVERASAKAPSQDPSGLIEWQVGPAVPMPAPDGSADVVLCASSLHFLGAVAFEDWRRVLKPGGRLAFSVVSGARFRPSGPFAEFVPGDLTFPLDEAGAAALASSAGFVDVSAQTFTADDGERVRSVFLVHATAP, from the coding sequence GTGAGCAACGAATCCAGAGCAGCCTTCTTCGACGGCACGGCCGAGCACTACGACGACGACAATTTCCACGCCCTGGTGGCGGACGCGCTGGTCGAGCCCCTGCCGGACGGTCCGGAGCTGGTCCTCGACGTCGCGACGGGAACGGGCTTCGCGGCGTACGCGGCGTTGCGCCTGAAGCCGGCTCGCGTGCTGGCCGTCGATCTGTCGCCGGCGATGGTCGAGCGGGCTTCGGCGAAGGCGCCTTCGCAGGATCCGTCGGGGCTGATCGAGTGGCAGGTCGGCCCGGCGGTGCCGATGCCGGCGCCGGACGGATCGGCCGACGTGGTGCTGTGCGCGTCCTCGCTGCACTTCCTGGGCGCGGTGGCGTTCGAGGACTGGCGGCGCGTGCTCAAGCCGGGCGGCAGGCTGGCGTTCTCGGTCGTGTCGGGAGCGCGGTTCCGGCCGTCGGGCCCGTTCGCGGAGTTCGTCCCGGGCGATCTGACGTTTCCGCTCGACGAAGCAGGCGCCGCGGCACTGGCGTCGTCGGCGGGCTTCGTGGACGTCTCGGCGCAGACGTTCACCGCCGACGACGGCGAACGGGTCCGCAGCGTGTTCCTGGTGCACGCGACGGCTCCGTGA
- a CDS encoding DUF2000 domain-containing protein, giving the protein MSSFDTKIAVLLRDDLASWQRLNVTAFLVSGIAHVTPELMGEPYFDADDTEYLPMFGQPVLVFSGSAAVLTAAHGRALGRGLRFSIFTDELFHTGNDADNRAAVRAVPAEKLALAGLAVHGPKNAVDKILKGASLHQ; this is encoded by the coding sequence ATGAGTTCCTTCGACACGAAGATCGCCGTCCTGCTGCGTGACGACCTGGCGTCCTGGCAGCGGCTGAACGTCACCGCGTTCCTGGTGAGCGGAATCGCGCACGTGACGCCGGAGCTGATGGGTGAACCGTACTTCGACGCCGACGACACGGAGTACCTGCCGATGTTCGGCCAGCCGGTGCTGGTGTTCTCCGGCTCGGCGGCGGTCCTGACGGCGGCGCACGGCCGCGCGCTGGGCCGCGGCCTGCGGTTCTCGATCTTCACCGACGAGCTGTTCCACACCGGGAACGACGCCGACAACCGGGCGGCGGTCCGCGCGGTACCGGCCGAGAAGCTGGCGCTGGCCGGGCTCGCGGTGCACGGCCCGAAGAACGCCGTGGACAAGATCCTCAAGGGAGCTTCCCTTCATCAGTAG
- a CDS encoding helix-turn-helix transcriptional regulator, giving the protein MAHVAAWRPAVPGIAEVFHARFTTHAYPPHTHDTWTLLIVDDGVIRYDLDRHHHGALGPAVTLLPPNVAHDGRAATSHGFRKRVLYLDTSVLGEDLAGAAVDRPSVADGVLRTRIHQLHESLTHPGDALEAESRLALVANRLRGHLGKPASHEPKRGLADDLRELLDAKLPEALTLAEAAETLGAHPAHLVRSFGSRFGLPPHRYVTGRRVDRARRLLLDGSPAADVAAAAGFTDQAHLTRHFKRYLGTTPSRYAKIR; this is encoded by the coding sequence ATGGCGCACGTCGCGGCTTGGCGGCCGGCGGTCCCGGGGATCGCCGAGGTGTTCCACGCGCGCTTCACCACCCACGCCTACCCGCCGCACACGCACGACACGTGGACGCTGCTGATCGTCGACGACGGCGTCATCCGCTACGACCTGGACCGCCACCACCACGGCGCACTCGGCCCGGCCGTGACGCTGCTGCCGCCGAACGTCGCGCACGACGGCCGCGCCGCGACCAGCCACGGCTTCCGCAAGCGCGTGCTCTACCTGGACACGTCGGTGCTGGGCGAAGACCTGGCCGGCGCGGCGGTCGACCGGCCGAGCGTCGCCGACGGCGTCCTGCGCACCCGCATCCACCAGCTGCACGAGTCGCTCACTCACCCGGGCGACGCGCTGGAGGCCGAGAGCCGGCTCGCGCTGGTCGCCAACCGGCTCCGCGGCCACCTGGGGAAACCGGCTTCGCACGAGCCGAAACGCGGTCTCGCCGACGACCTGCGCGAGCTTCTCGACGCGAAGCTGCCCGAAGCGCTGACGCTGGCCGAAGCCGCCGAGACGCTGGGCGCGCACCCCGCGCACCTGGTCCGCAGCTTCGGAAGCCGGTTCGGCCTGCCGCCGCACCGCTACGTAACGGGCCGCCGCGTCGACCGCGCCCGGCGGCTGCTGCTCGACGGCTCCCCCGCCGCCGACGTCGCCGCCGCGGCCGGGTTCACCGACCAGGCCCACCTGACGCGGCACTTCAAGCGCTACCTGGGCACGACGCCGTCGCGCTACGCGAAAATCCGGTGA
- a CDS encoding DUF2165 domain-containing protein translates to MGFLARIGGLRFAVAVLTAMTALQMTLIAFGNITDFGTNQAFVQHVLAMDTTFRSPHMMWRAITSPGLQNAAYVVIIAWETLTALVLIAALVQWIRAKDATARRLSTLGWVMWVLLFGVGFLAIGGEWFQMWQSEKWNGLQPALQNFLIATVALVVAQLPAGKTVSR, encoded by the coding sequence ATGGGGTTCCTCGCCAGGATCGGTGGCCTGCGGTTCGCGGTCGCCGTCCTCACCGCCATGACCGCCCTCCAGATGACGCTCATCGCGTTCGGCAACATCACCGACTTCGGCACGAACCAGGCCTTCGTCCAGCACGTGCTCGCGATGGACACGACGTTCCGCTCACCGCACATGATGTGGCGCGCGATCACCAGCCCCGGCCTGCAGAACGCGGCGTACGTCGTGATCATCGCGTGGGAGACGCTGACGGCGCTGGTCCTGATCGCCGCGCTGGTCCAGTGGATCCGGGCGAAGGACGCGACGGCCCGGCGGCTCTCGACGCTCGGCTGGGTGATGTGGGTGCTGCTGTTCGGCGTCGGCTTCCTCGCCATCGGCGGCGAGTGGTTCCAGATGTGGCAGTCGGAGAAGTGGAACGGCCTGCAGCCCGCGCTGCAGAACTTCCTGATCGCGACGGTCGCGCTGGTCGTCGCCCAGCTGCCTGCCGGGAAAACTGTGTCAAGATGA
- a CDS encoding HhH-GPD-type base excision DNA repair protein, whose amino-acid sequence MLRELHLTGDPAADKLLNDDPFALLVGMLLDQQYPMEHAFAGPRKIADRMDGFDIAKIAATDVETFVELCVTPPAIHRYGGSMARRVHALAQHIIEKYDGRTEGIWLDGRPKPDGPEVLKRLKALPGFGEQKAKIFLALLGKQRGVQPKGWREAAGAYGDRGSRRSIADVTNAETLAEVRAFKKAAKAAAASS is encoded by the coding sequence ATGCTGCGCGAACTGCACCTGACCGGCGACCCGGCGGCCGACAAGCTGCTCAACGACGACCCGTTCGCCCTGCTCGTCGGCATGCTCCTCGACCAGCAGTACCCGATGGAGCACGCGTTCGCCGGCCCGCGGAAGATCGCCGACCGGATGGACGGCTTCGACATCGCCAAGATCGCCGCGACCGACGTCGAGACCTTCGTGGAGCTGTGCGTGACGCCGCCCGCCATCCACCGCTACGGCGGCTCGATGGCCCGCCGCGTCCACGCGCTCGCCCAGCACATCATCGAGAAGTACGACGGCCGCACCGAAGGGATCTGGCTCGACGGGCGCCCGAAGCCGGACGGCCCGGAGGTGTTGAAGCGCCTGAAGGCGCTGCCCGGGTTCGGTGAGCAGAAGGCCAAGATCTTCCTGGCGCTGCTGGGCAAACAGCGCGGAGTCCAGCCGAAGGGCTGGCGCGAGGCGGCCGGCGCGTACGGCGACCGCGGCTCCCGCCGGTCGATCGCCGACGTCACGAACGCCGAGACGCTCGCCGAGGTCCGGGCGTTCAAGAAGGCCGCCAAGGCCGCGGCCGCGTCAAGCTAG
- a CDS encoding spermidine synthase yields MVEVVESVRGRVGELVLRRDGHAYEVIENGVFLMDTRNGESERLLVTGALTPGASVLIGGLGVGFSLRAALDAGAASVVVVEREPAVIAWNREGPLRTVHGDALADPRVRLVETDLVPWLASTSDRFDALCLDVDNGPEWTVTESNAALYSDAGLARLAELLNPGGVLAVWSAGAAPEFATRLRTHFASVREVPVEVPRGEPDVLWFARNQRSRRTPPGATCSAAESSARLPGRAPRARRSTSRTP; encoded by the coding sequence ATGGTCGAGGTGGTGGAATCGGTCCGGGGCCGCGTCGGCGAACTCGTGCTGCGTCGCGACGGCCACGCCTACGAAGTGATCGAGAACGGCGTTTTCCTGATGGACACCCGCAACGGCGAGTCCGAGCGCCTCCTGGTGACCGGCGCGCTGACGCCGGGCGCGTCGGTGCTGATCGGCGGCTTGGGTGTCGGCTTCTCCCTCCGCGCGGCCCTCGACGCGGGCGCGGCTTCGGTCGTGGTGGTGGAACGCGAGCCGGCGGTGATCGCGTGGAACCGGGAGGGTCCACTTCGGACAGTCCACGGCGACGCGCTGGCCGATCCGCGAGTCCGCCTGGTGGAGACGGACCTGGTCCCGTGGCTGGCCTCGACGTCGGATCGCTTCGACGCGCTGTGCCTGGACGTCGACAACGGTCCCGAGTGGACGGTCACGGAAAGCAACGCGGCGCTGTATTCCGACGCCGGGCTGGCCCGGCTGGCGGAGCTGCTGAACCCGGGCGGGGTGCTGGCGGTGTGGAGCGCGGGTGCGGCGCCGGAGTTCGCGACCCGGCTGCGCACGCACTTCGCTTCGGTCCGGGAAGTGCCGGTCGAGGTGCCCCGCGGCGAACCGGACGTGCTGTGGTTCGCGCGGAATCAGCGGTCGCGGAGAACGCCGCCTGGCGCGACCTGCTCTGCGGCGGAGAGTTCGGCCCGCTTGCCTGGACGAGCCCCACGCGCACGCCGGAGTACTTCCCGGACGCCGTGA
- a CDS encoding DUF1918 domain-containing protein — translation MHAGVGDEIQVHGRTVGAAEHRGEIIEVRGPDGAPPYLVRFADGHEALVYPGPDCEVQARAD, via the coding sequence ATGCACGCAGGAGTAGGAGACGAGATCCAGGTCCACGGCCGGACGGTCGGGGCCGCCGAGCACCGCGGCGAGATCATCGAAGTCCGCGGGCCCGACGGCGCACCGCCCTACCTCGTGCGGTTCGCCGACGGGCACGAGGCCCTGGTCTACCCCGGGCCCGACTGCGAAGTGCAGGCGCGCGCCGACTAG
- a CDS encoding MFS transporter encodes MSTPSSSRISVLAFGAFGVGTSGYIVAGLLPALTGELHVSATAAAQLVTAFAIAYAVGSPIFAAVTGTWERRALLVAALAVTGAGNLFAALAPGYGTLLVARVVTAVGAAVFTPAASAVAAELTAPERRGRAVALVFGGLTVALIFGVPLGSLISQHLGYRAAFALVAAFSLASALAVRLALPTVAAPPRVRLAERFAAGRDPRVLVMLATTILACLAAFMVYTFVSPLLAATAGVHGTTVTVLLFCYGVGGAVGNFAGGRAVDRWGSRGPLLVVTASITVVMALLPIATATTIGAAIALFVWGLATWSFNPPVQHRLIELSPGHAGLVLSLNASAIYLGVGLSGVVGGAVLSSGGPLLLPEVAAALTLLALLLVGAAWGRVREPREQVAVG; translated from the coding sequence ATGTCCACACCCTCGTCCTCAAGGATCTCGGTGCTGGCGTTCGGCGCGTTCGGTGTCGGGACCAGCGGGTACATCGTCGCCGGGCTGCTGCCGGCGCTGACCGGCGAGCTGCACGTCTCGGCCACGGCCGCGGCGCAGCTCGTGACCGCCTTCGCCATCGCGTACGCGGTCGGCTCGCCGATCTTCGCCGCCGTCACCGGCACCTGGGAGCGGAGGGCGCTGCTGGTCGCCGCGCTCGCCGTCACCGGGGCGGGCAACCTGTTCGCCGCGCTGGCGCCGGGCTACGGCACGCTGCTGGTGGCGCGGGTGGTGACCGCGGTCGGCGCCGCGGTGTTCACCCCGGCGGCGAGCGCGGTGGCGGCCGAGCTGACCGCTCCGGAACGCCGCGGCCGCGCGGTCGCGCTCGTGTTCGGCGGCTTGACCGTCGCGCTCATCTTCGGTGTCCCGCTCGGCAGCCTCATTTCGCAGCACCTCGGCTACCGGGCGGCGTTCGCGTTGGTCGCGGCGTTCTCGCTGGCGAGCGCGCTGGCCGTGCGGCTGGCGCTGCCGACGGTCGCCGCGCCGCCGCGGGTGCGGCTCGCCGAGCGGTTCGCCGCCGGCCGTGACCCGCGGGTGCTCGTCATGCTGGCCACGACGATCCTGGCGTGCCTGGCGGCGTTCATGGTGTACACGTTCGTGTCGCCGTTGCTGGCCGCGACCGCGGGCGTCCACGGCACGACGGTGACGGTGCTGCTGTTCTGCTACGGCGTCGGTGGCGCGGTCGGCAACTTCGCGGGTGGCCGGGCGGTCGACCGCTGGGGCTCGCGCGGCCCGCTGCTCGTCGTGACGGCGTCGATCACCGTCGTGATGGCCCTGCTGCCGATCGCGACCGCGACGACCATCGGGGCCGCGATCGCGCTGTTCGTGTGGGGCCTGGCGACGTGGTCGTTCAACCCGCCGGTGCAGCACCGCCTGATCGAGCTGTCCCCGGGCCACGCCGGCCTGGTGCTCTCGCTCAACGCGTCGGCGATCTACCTGGGCGTCGGCCTGTCCGGTGTCGTCGGCGGGGCGGTCCTGTCGTCCGGCGGGCCGCTGCTGCTGCCCGAGGTCGCGGCCGCGCTGACGCTGCTGGCCCTGCTGCTCGTGGGTGCGGCGTGGGGGCGGGTCCGCGAGCCCCGGGAACAGGTCGCCGTCGGCTAG
- a CDS encoding ArsR/SmtB family transcription factor, whose protein sequence is MAKSVTLPPLVHPNRDEITVEGVLRALADPVRLAIVRQLAAADREIACGGLTVPVTKSTLTHHLAILRQAGVVAGRQEGTTRFNSLRRNDLDALFPGLLDGVLAAPR, encoded by the coding sequence ATGGCCAAGTCCGTCACCCTGCCGCCGCTCGTCCACCCGAACCGGGACGAGATCACCGTCGAAGGCGTGCTGCGCGCCCTCGCCGACCCGGTGCGGCTGGCGATCGTCCGGCAGCTCGCGGCCGCGGACCGCGAGATCGCCTGCGGGGGGCTGACCGTGCCGGTGACGAAGTCCACACTCACCCACCACCTCGCCATCCTGCGGCAGGCCGGCGTCGTGGCCGGCCGCCAGGAAGGCACGACCCGGTTCAACTCGTTGCGCCGCAACGATCTCGACGCCCTGTTCCCCGGCCTGCTCGACGGGGTGCTGGCCGCGCCGCGGTAA
- a CDS encoding MFS transporter, with protein sequence MPVALLALAIGAFGIGTTEFVMMGVLPQAAADFGVDIPTAGHLISAYALGVVVGAPLLTAVAVRLPRKTMLLAMMGLFTLGNGLFALSPNQEFGVAFRFLAGLPHGAFFGAGAVVASSLVGAGQRAKAVSLMFLGLTLANVIGVPLGTLLGQQVGWRATFGVVAVIGLVAIAAIAKLVPHQGKPSAEASLRNELGAFKRPQVHLALAIVTFGLGGVFACLSYITPMLTDVAGYSPSNVTLLLSLAGVGMTIGNLLGGRLADRALMPSLYVALLALACVLGIFTITAQGKVGAAITIFFVGVAGFMIGPMMQARIMEKAGGTPSLVSAAVQSAFNIANSIGAYLGGLVIAGGLGLVAPNWVGALLAVFGLTLAIVSGTLDRREAKAGRRELAMAS encoded by the coding sequence GTGCCCGTCGCGCTGCTCGCGCTCGCCATCGGAGCTTTCGGCATCGGGACCACCGAGTTCGTCATGATGGGCGTGCTGCCACAGGCGGCCGCCGACTTCGGCGTCGACATCCCGACCGCCGGCCACCTCATCTCCGCCTACGCCCTCGGCGTCGTCGTCGGCGCCCCCCTGCTCACCGCCGTCGCCGTGCGGCTGCCGCGCAAGACCATGCTGCTGGCCATGATGGGCCTGTTCACGCTGGGCAACGGCCTGTTCGCGCTGTCGCCCAACCAGGAGTTCGGCGTCGCGTTCCGGTTCCTCGCCGGCCTGCCCCACGGCGCGTTCTTCGGCGCCGGCGCGGTCGTCGCCTCCAGCCTCGTCGGCGCCGGTCAGCGCGCCAAGGCCGTGTCTCTGATGTTCCTCGGCCTGACCCTGGCGAACGTCATCGGCGTGCCGCTGGGCACGCTGCTCGGCCAGCAGGTCGGCTGGCGTGCCACCTTCGGCGTCGTCGCCGTGATCGGGCTGGTCGCCATCGCGGCCATCGCGAAGCTCGTCCCGCACCAGGGCAAGCCGTCGGCCGAAGCGTCGCTGCGCAACGAACTCGGCGCGTTCAAGCGGCCGCAGGTGCACCTGGCGCTGGCCATCGTCACGTTCGGGCTGGGCGGCGTGTTCGCCTGCCTGTCCTACATCACGCCGATGCTGACCGACGTCGCCGGCTACTCGCCGTCGAACGTCACGCTGCTGCTGTCGCTGGCCGGGGTCGGCATGACGATCGGCAACCTGCTCGGCGGCCGGCTGGCCGACCGCGCGCTGATGCCGAGCCTCTACGTCGCGCTGCTCGCGCTGGCGTGTGTGCTGGGGATCTTCACGATCACGGCGCAGGGCAAGGTCGGCGCGGCGATCACGATCTTCTTCGTCGGTGTCGCCGGGTTCATGATCGGCCCGATGATGCAGGCGCGGATCATGGAGAAGGCGGGCGGCACTCCGTCCCTGGTGTCGGCCGCCGTCCAATCCGCGTTCAACATCGCCAACTCGATCGGGGCCTACCTCGGCGGGCTGGTGATCGCCGGTGGCCTCGGCCTGGTCGCCCCCAACTGGGTCGGCGCGCTCCTGGCCGTCTTCGGCCTGACGCTGGCGATCGTCTCCGGCACGCTCGACCGGCGGGAGGCCAAGGCCGGACGCCGCGAGCTGGCCATGGCGTCCTAA
- a CDS encoding DUF3017 domain-containing protein yields MTVTQDRRDIGDRRSGQARFAQLPFAVVLLVVAVAALRIVQYHWREGAALIGAALLLAGVLRAVLPAARAGLLAIRGKVVDVVTYTALAAGILYVALTIIGGPFGSS; encoded by the coding sequence ATGACCGTGACCCAGGACCGGCGGGACATCGGCGACCGCCGGAGCGGGCAGGCCCGGTTCGCCCAGCTGCCGTTCGCGGTGGTGCTGCTGGTGGTGGCCGTGGCGGCCCTGCGGATCGTCCAGTACCACTGGCGGGAGGGCGCGGCGCTGATCGGCGCCGCGCTCCTCCTCGCCGGGGTGCTGCGGGCGGTGCTGCCGGCGGCCAGGGCGGGACTGCTGGCGATCCGCGGCAAGGTCGTCGACGTCGTGACGTACACGGCCCTCGCGGCGGGCATCCTCTACGTGGCCCTGACCATCATCGGCGGCCCGTTCGGTTCCTCTTAG
- a CDS encoding bifunctional methylenetetrahydrofolate dehydrogenase/methenyltetrahydrofolate cyclohydrolase has product MTAKILDGKATKNAIFAELEPRVAALAAKGVTPGLGTVLVGDDPGSHSYVRMKHADSGKIGINSIRRDLPADITQEKLEAVIDELNADPACHGYIVQLPLPKHLDANRVLERIDPEKDADGLAPVSLGRLVLGQRGALPCTPYGIIELLKRHDVELNGARVTVVGRGITVGRTLGLLLTRRSENATVTLCHTGTRDLAAEVRRADIVIAAAGVPGIITPDMVAPGAAVLDVGVSHVNGKLTGDVHPDVAEVAGWISPNPGGVGPMTRAMLVSNVVEAAERSVQG; this is encoded by the coding sequence GTGACGGCGAAGATTCTCGACGGCAAGGCCACCAAGAACGCCATTTTCGCGGAGCTCGAACCGCGCGTCGCGGCCTTGGCCGCGAAGGGGGTGACGCCGGGCCTGGGCACCGTCCTGGTCGGCGACGACCCGGGATCGCACTCCTACGTCCGGATGAAGCACGCCGACAGCGGCAAGATCGGCATCAACTCGATCCGCCGCGACCTGCCCGCCGACATCACCCAGGAGAAGCTCGAAGCCGTCATCGACGAGCTGAACGCCGACCCGGCCTGCCACGGCTACATCGTCCAGCTGCCGCTGCCGAAGCACCTCGACGCGAACCGCGTCCTCGAGCGCATCGACCCGGAGAAGGACGCCGACGGCCTCGCGCCGGTCAGCCTCGGCCGCTTGGTGCTGGGCCAGCGGGGCGCGCTGCCGTGCACGCCGTACGGGATCATCGAGCTGCTCAAGCGCCACGACGTCGAGCTGAACGGCGCGCGCGTCACCGTGGTCGGCCGCGGCATCACCGTCGGCCGGACGCTGGGCCTGCTGCTGACCCGCCGCAGCGAGAACGCCACCGTCACGCTCTGCCACACCGGCACCCGCGACCTCGCCGCCGAGGTCCGCCGCGCCGACATCGTGATCGCCGCCGCGGGCGTGCCGGGGATCATCACGCCGGACATGGTCGCCCCGGGCGCCGCGGTGCTCGACGTCGGCGTGTCCCACGTGAACGGCAAGCTCACCGGTGACGTGCACCCGGACGTGGCCGAGGTGGCCGGCTGGATCTCGCCGAACCCGGGCGGCGTCGGGCCGATGACCCGGGCGATGCTGGTCAGCAACGTCGTCGAGGCGGCGGAACGCTCGGTCCAAGGCTGA